The genomic window AAGATATTactaactagaactgtcgtccagagggccaactcataccccccACCCCTCCACTCTGGTGATgattttccaacaaaaacctATTTCTAGTGAACgggttaccatggcaacctaAATTTGTGGGGTAAAAAACCTGCatgcatatgtacacattatgagTCCTTAGCATTcctgtgtatttcaaatgaaatcggttgatagctatataggagttgtccgagttgtcttgacaaagttttccacaagaatatgggtattgaaacctggtaaccatggaaaccaaaagttctgtagagaaatatcatgcatgCACATTAAATACACATGGTCCCTATCACTTCTGTGTAGTTTTACTTGAAGCAGTTCACAGGTTTATGAGGAGTTGACTGGACAAAATTCCCCCTCACCCAAAAAAACGAAGTATAGttacctggttaccatggtaaccacaaaattCCAACATGGTATAGATTAcacacatctacaatgtataagggttattgccataatgtttcgttgaaattccctcagtagtttaggagCAGCTGGTAcatcgttgtgtctacagacaggcAGACGGACAGATGGACGACTGATGGATGAACGACGGACGCTAAGGTATGGACAAGGTGAGCTAACAAGTGCCATTTAATGTAAATACGAGTGCCCATGAGTGTTAATTCTTATCACAGGTGTcatgtattttaaataatttatgggTGTCCATGGGTGCTAATTACCAGTGTCCCTATAATGCTCATTACATGTGTCATGTAATGCTATTTAGGACTGCCCAGAAAAGTTTATTACTAGTCTCCTCGTAAATGACATAATGCTAATTACAAGTACCATTGAATGTAAGTACGAGTGCTAATTACCAGTGTCCCTATAATGCTTATGACAGGTGCGACCGTGCCATGAATTGCTATTTACAAGTGCCCAGAAATGCTAATTATATACCAGTCTCCTGCAATGCTACTCATTCAAGTGTCATATACATTAATAATGCTAATCATGATTGACCAGCTTGCTAACTAAATAATATAAACCTCCAGTGTTGCTCATTTTGAGTCTGAATtcttgtacaatgtagttatgAACTTCCTGTTGTGTTAATTATGAGTCTTcttgtacattgtagttataaaccTCCTGTTGTGTTAATTATGAGTTTTcttgtacattgtagttataaaccTCCTGTTGTGTTAATTATGAGTCTTcttgtacattgtagttataaaccTCCTGTTGTGTTAATTATGAGTCTTcttgtacattgtagttataaaccTCCTGTTGTGTTAATTATGAGTCTTcttgtacattgtagttataaaccTCCTGTTGTGTTAATTATGAGTCTTcttgtacattgtagttataaaccTCCTGTTGTGTTAATTGTTGGTCTTCCATGAGTTTACACATTTGTGTACAGGCAGCCTTTTTCACACGAGAAAAAGATTTTGATAACAAATAAGATCTGTTTTGTAAATCACAATTTTACGTTCTGATGGACATATACTTATCCTATATTTCCCCAATGTTTATTATTGCAGTGTTAATGGATGAATGGACAAGCAAGCTGATGGAATTGTCAGCTATATGATGAATTGCCCCAATGGGAAGCATAGGAGATGTGATTAGCTATTCATTTGTAACTTTCAATAATGGGAAATTCCACAGTAATTGCCTTACCTAATATAGCTATAATTGCTTTATCCTCATCATCTTTTATCAGATTTCTGATGAAACCAGCAACctgaaataaacacaaattgGAATGAGTTTGTTAATAAGAGTGAACAAATTGTCGTGGAGAATACAAGGTGTATCTGGTAAATAAAGAGCTCATAGgagtaatacattgtaaatctTTTAACCAGAATTTGGAACACTGGTGGTCTTATATTACAGTCATTTTGTAAATAAAGAGATTTGTATTTTGCCACAGATAGTTTTTCTTGCTGAAATCTGAATCTGCCGAAAGCCAGGTTTTAACATATTATATGAACTAATGTTATGGACTTAGTGTCACATGTATGTTTATTACCCTTGTAAAATTTCAGGATGATCCGAGGGTACCTCCctcaaaatgaaaatcattCTGGGCCCATCAATATTGTGTATGCACCCCATGAGCTGTACTGGTTATATGAACTCCATTTTGCCTGGAGTTGATCAAGGTGTTGACCCTCCTCAATGGTATACAATTCAATTTTTCATCGTGTGCAAATGTCAACTGAGGGATTTGGCCTAGATATTATTATCCTTCTGTCCAACTCGTCCCATAAATGTTTTATCGGGGAGAGATCAGGGCCATATGGAGGCCAGAATAGGGTGAGGATATTGTTTGCTGTGAGATAAACAGGACAAACTCTTGCTACATGTGGCTGGGCGCTGTCTTTCTGGAATGTCACTTGCTATATTAGAGGAACAACATGCAGCCCTAGAACTTGATCTCTAACCAGCTGCTGTGAGATTTCCTTCATTAGTGACTATAGTCTTGATACCATGTGTAATCTTTCCCTACACCAAGACCAATCCTCCACCAAAATGATCATTTTCAATCATGCAAGCATCCACATACCGCCGGTGGGCACATCTATATTCACGATGTTGGCCGTCTGCTCAATAAAGCCAGAACCCTGACTCATCCGAGAACAAGACCCTCCTCTAACATTGCATTGATTCAAGCGATTTATGGAATGTGCATTCAGCCAGTGCATTTGTGTGACGCGTTGTGGGCCGAGGTATGGCCATCGTGGTCTCTGACCGAATGCATGCAGTTGATTACGAACTGTTTCTGGAGAAAGCGGTTGCCCAGGTGTGAGAGTTTCATTCCCTGATCCTGCCAATGCGACATCACCGGAAGCTCAGAATGGTTCGGAAACGGTGTGCTTAAACCGGGACCTTGTGTCTCCGGATAAGACAACAATTGCAAGTGAGCGATAGATGGACTCCAAATTAATTTTTGATCTGATCTTATGAAGTGCAACAGTACACCCCTCTCAACTTTTGAAAGTCGTGGCATTTTTGTGTTTAAAATATAGACAGACATTTCTTAAGAGTTGCGCATTGAAATTTAAAACCAATTCTTGGCTGAGGATATcatgtttttacttttttatattatttgaaCAGTCAAAATGAGTATAGCTTGTGTTAGGCATTAGTGAATTCAAATAATGTACCCTTAAGCATGCCTAATGCTTGGCAGAACTTTGTCAAGTTTCAAGGAGTTAATCTGCAATGCAGACTTTTCGTTAGTTGCATTTCTTTATCCTTCGAGTATACTTTATGCAATGCTACTTAACACTTCATATAATGCCACTAACACTTCATATAATGCCACcaacattttatataatgcCACTTACATATTATATGATGCACCACTTAACATTTAACACAATGCCACTTTAACACTTCATATCTAATGCCACTTAACATACTATTTAACACTTATATATAATgctatacattttataaaatgcaACTCAATATTTCATGCCATGCTACATAGACATTCTCTTaattaataatacatgtacttgataacaattaacatttaaaacattgcCACTTGACAACATCAGCTTCGATTACAATGCCACCAGACACTCCGTGTAACTGGGCTACTCGATGACAGTTAAATAGATCTCTTGACTTTGATAGTACATACTTTATCACTCTGTCACTTCCTACAAAAACACTTTAAGTCTGACACTTTTTACAAAGCCAGAAAAAACAATGCCAGTGTGACTCATCAACGTCTTCAGCATAGTAAATCACGCACAACATGTattgagcttaattagcttGGCATGGAGCACTAACAGCCAAGGCTTGCTGCAATGCTGGTAGTAAAAACACGATTGATTGCAAAGCCAGTGACAGAATGGGATATCGGTATGAATGGGGTCATGCTACGGAGGGAGGATGAAATTGAGCGACAGAAGAAACTGTTTctccatctttttttttttttttgcaaagttATGATAGTCTCAACATTTTGATTGACATTCATGTACATAAACTGTAATCAATTGTAATCAATTGTAAAGTATGATATCAGGATCCAGAAACAGATAACggtacaaacatatatagaggttacacaacgagtggttgttggatatggaatttatttcacacgaggcagttatttttttaaagttacaaaagacacgagctttagcgagtgttttttgcaactttaaaaaaataacttacgagtggtataaacagattgttaatcaacagctgtaatgattaactgatggtctgagagttgaataacacatggtattgtggtagaaataggtttctaccacaataccctgcgttattcaactctcagatcatcagttaatcattacagctgttgattaacaatctgtttataccacacgtggtataaactctgtacgcatttcgattggctaacacggtgaactttgacccaagctgcaattgttattgacgtcatcaataatctaatgacgtcacatcaccgggtcccggacgtcaccggtacacgttatttgcatacgcgaaattatacttggccacgtttccctttgattcaagccgatattattgtggtagaaacaggtcacacgactcgaaattgttggatatggaatttatttcacacgagtaagttattttttaaaagttgcaaaaaacactcgctaaagctcgtgtcttttgtaacttttaaaaaataacttactcgtgtgaaataaattccatatccaacaaccactcgttgtgtaacctctatttatataATGCATTCCCCCAAATCTACCTTGATTTACAAATTTCTCTTTCTTTAAATGAAAGTAATGGAAACATCCAGTTAGTACAAAAAATGGGGAAGAGGAGAATCACATCTGATTAAAGAAAACCTAGATGAATGTGGTCCATTTAACCACACCACAGCCTTATTGAATGATGATCTGATTCCTTTCTCAGCACATATACAAATCTTTGCTGTTATTCTTAAACCTACCAGTAATTTTTTGTCTGTCCGTCTTACAAACAAATTTCACCATAACATAACATACCATGTTCACTTCTTGGGTTGGATACAAATATGATATGACACTGGTATGATTTTATAAGCTCTGATGAgagaaatttgattttattaatccTCAATGAATTATGGTCCTAATGATTCAGAAGAAATGGCTTAAATTTAGAGATCTTCTATTTGGAATGAATTTTAGGCTTTATATAGGGTTTCTTCCTGTATAGGTAAAAGCAGATAGATCTTTCCCAGTGACAGAAGCAACAAATTAGATATGTTAAAGTATGTGTTCCAGACCGAATAAATCTACCTGGTTTTCTATCTGTGTCCTCATGGCACGCAGTAAAAATTTGGACACAAAATGACAGAGTCCTGCTGATCCTCCATGGAACTTGGCCTTAATTTTGCCTATCTTACACTCTATGCGTCCTTGTCGTATAAAGGCCACGATCACATCCTGGTCTACATCCCCTGGGTTTATGGCTGCTTGCTGCTGTGATGTTGAATTGTAATTtcctaacaaacaaattttAAAGTTAATGATGGTTTGAAAAGCCagagttttaatttttttttctatttttttggATAACTCAATAAAATTAAGGTATAAACATTTGAAagtatatatttctttatttaagaCCTTTCAAATTCACAGagcaacataaacaaatatatgaGCTAGATgcaatatgaattaaaaaaataaacacttttGTTTTCCTTATATCTTATCGGATCAAATTCACAAAGTTAATATCGAaacttgtcataaagttttaagTTACAAGGTTTCATTGTTCTAACTGTCTATTGTCATTACACTTTAAAGGTTACATATCAGTTAAAATCACCGTCCTGTAATTTTTAGCCTGATCATGCTCCTAATTTGAGAAGTTATGTGTTGGCCTGGACTTATTTCAAGGATAATCATCACTGCACTggtgaaaataaatatcccaTATCAGGACACCTGTACCATTGATCTCAGACTCTCGAGAGATTTACTTACTTGATGAAATTTGTCTGAAAATGATAGACAGCTCTGTCATGTGCACTTCAAAATCTCCTTCTGCAAAGT from Pecten maximus chromosome 1, xPecMax1.1, whole genome shotgun sequence includes these protein-coding regions:
- the LOC117325704 gene encoding uncharacterized protein LOC117325704 isoform X2, with product MTAEYEGIGFHLKQLVERLLQQNIPDQEGAYGNFNYSLTGMRLTSAKLPRASLYPEALFTQRGALTIIGKYVFQYNSFMTHFAEGDFEVHMTELSIIFRQISSRNYNSTSQQQAAINPGDVDQDVIVAFIRQGRIECKIGKIKAKFHGGSAGLCHFVSKFLLRAMRTQIENQVAGFIRNLIKDDEDKAIIAILGLFALNSESPEAA